In Isosphaera pallida ATCC 43644, the sequence GCCGTTCTCGGCCCCGAGAAGGGGTTGGCCCTGCTCCGCCCCGAGGATCGTTTGGATGTTCGCTTCGCCATTCTCGACGACCAGAACCGCCTACGCATCACCACCACCCCAGGATTCGGGGATCGTTGAGACGTCTTGAGTTCAGAGAAACCCTCAAATCGCTGTTGTCAATCCACCAACTCCAACGTCGCCCACAATGAGGGATCCTCGCCGATGGGGAAGTCCTTGCCGACCCCCCAGAAGTCGTCGTGGCTCAACGGGTGGAAGACCTGGAGCATGAACCCCAAACGGCGGTTGACTTCAGGATCGAAGCCGTAAACCACCGTGGCCGGGAGTTCCAGGTCGATTGCCCAACCGCGCCCGTCGTCAAGCAATTCTGCGTGGCTGGTCACCTGGTCGAGCGGCACGTTGGGCGGTTCGGCCAAAGCGCGGGCGATCGGCTTGCGTTGGAGCTGGACCTTCCAAGCGTCCACGCCGCGACGACCGCCCGAGGGTTCCAAATTGGCTAGGAATCGTGAGCAATACCGCGAAGCGCGGTGGATGTCCCGCGTGTCCCGCGTGTCGATCCAGACTTGAAAGCCTGACGATCGAAACGGTTGATCTTGGTTGAACACCAGCGCGGTCCGCCCTTCGACCCTCAGCCTTAGCCCTTGAGGACGCCAGCCCACCCAAGCGGTGGAGAGGCGCTGAGGGGCCACTATCCCTGGCACGTCGGGCAGGCGGTGAGTGTCATCAAGCGGGGGCAATTGAGATTGGACCGACGCCGGATCGCCTGGAGCCGCTCCCGCTTTGGCCTTGCGACGCCCTCGGGACGGTTCCCCACCTACCCGAGGGCACCGAAACGACCAGCGGAACCAAAACGGGGTGGGGATAAGACCCGCTCCCACCGTGGAGCTTAGGGGTTCCGTCGGCTTTTCGACCGCTTCAACGTCGTTCATCCGTGAAAACCTCCTGACGGGGTGCGATTGGCCACCCGCCTCATTAAAAGAGAATCTCATCTCATCAAATCAGCTCAGATCGCGGTCCACGTAGGGCTTGGCGGAAGCCTGACCACTCAAACGATCGACGCCGACCGCGTCGCCATTCCATTTGGACTCATTCCTACGCTTGTTTGAGTGCGGGGATCTAGTCGCGGGATCGTCCGCTTGGCTTTCAGTGGTGTCGTGGTCGTTCGAGCGCATCGCCAACGCGCCAAAGAGGGAAAAGACGCCGATGCAAACCAAAACCACTCCAACCAGAGAGGTTCCCTCAAGTCGTAGGTCGAACATCAACCCAATCGCCGCCAAGACTGACGCGGCAGTGAAGCGGTTCCATGCCCAGCCGGGGTCGGTCTGATCGCTTGGACGCGGTACGATCAGCGAGACGGCGAGGGCGTACAACACACCCGGAAAGAGATGATTGGTGAGGAAGCAGATTCCTAAACCGATCAGGAAGACCGCGCCGGAAATCTGGTTGCCGCGCGAAGCCAGGTAGGATTTGAGAGATGGCATGTCTTCGACCTTTCGAGGGGAGACGAGCGAAATCAGGTCGCGGAGGTTGGGGTGGATCGGGTCGCGGTTGGGAGGATGTTGGAGAATCACGACTGAAGAGGAGAACCAGAAGAGAATTGTGGAACCACCCGCTTCTGATCTGGTCGAGGCGGAGCCAAGTCGAAACCCGAAGGTGGGTTGGACGCGATTCCAGCTCATTCTAACCCGTTGAGGATTGTCGTGACGACGAGTCTTCGATCGCCACGACGGCCCTTCCCCCTGCCGGACATGGGTCGCAAATCACCGTTCTTGCCGGGTTCGTTGGGCAAGTTCAGCGGTCGTGGTCGAGGCCGCATCAGGTAGGGGGTGGGGAGCGAGCCGCGGGGTGCCGCGACCCGGTCAAGCCGTCGTGAAGCCGAAGTTCGCTTTGCCGGCCTGATCGAGACGCTCGAAGAGGTTGACCATCTCTAGCGCTGTCATGGCCGCCTCCGATCCTTTGTTGCCTGCTTTGAGACCGGCCCGATTGAGCGCTTGTTCGACGGTGTCGGTGGTCAAGACGCCGAAGATAATCGGCAGGCCGGTTTGAACCGAGACACTCATCAGTCCCGAGGCGGCTTGACCGGCAACATGGTCATAGTGGCCCGTCTCGCCCCGGATGACACAACCCAGACACACGATCGCGCGGTGACGTCGCGCCTCGGCCAGACGAAGCGCAGTGACGGGCAACTCGAACGAGCCGGGCACGCGGACGAGGTCCAGACGGTCGGCGGACACACCGAACCGCTCGAAGGTTTCCAGGCACCCTTTTACCAGAGCGTCCACCACCAACTCGTTGTAACGGGCTGCCACAATGGCGAAACGGCCCTCTATTGGAGCAAGCGCAACTCCCTCATAACGAGTGGGTCCTGTAGCCCGGCTGGAGGATGACGATGACGAACTCATGCGCGAGTGGTTTCTCCGGAAGCGGCGGTGATCGGCCAGCGTGGGTGCCGGCGTGGTAGTCGGATGGCGGTGGTGGCATTGTGATCCTCCCGCCGTTGGGGGGCAAGTCGGTTCCTCGGCGTGGCCTGGTTCGGCTTGTCGTCTCGACGGGGTTGGGTTATGCCATTCGATCGTTCTCCACGTCGACGAACCCGATGGCTCGGGCGGTCGTATCGCAAAAGGCGTCGCATCACGAGAGTCCGAGTGGTTCCCGTTCTTGCCTCAAATGGGCGGAGGCGGCGAAGTGGGGAGGGTGAGGCGTTCTCACCAACAGGTCGCGGGACCTGCGCGGGATGGGGTCGGCTTGGGGTCCAAATCAAAGGGCCGTGGTTTCAAGGTCGTTGGGTGTTGCTTCTCTGTTCCGTCGCGGACGGGGGGAGTGGTCGTTCGGACCGCGCGGCCGCGTTCCTCTCGCGCGACTGCCGGGAGTCTGGTCTGGCATGACGAGCCACGGTCGCAAACCCCCCTCCCAATTCCCGTCTTCCTCCGTGGATTTCCCCGCCATCCAGGACGGCCGGGAGGAGCCGACCGGCCAGGCCTCTCCCGCCTCCATCCCCAACCACCCCCCACCCGTTCGCGCTCCACGCATCCTTATCTCATTGGCGACCTTCAACGAGGCGGGCAATCTTCGGCCTCTGGTCGAGGCGATCCACCAATTCCTCCCCGAGGCCGACGTGCTGGTGATTGACGACAATTCTCCCGACGGCACCGGCCGCATCGCCGACGAACTGGCCGCCGCCTCGCCCCGGGTCCGGGTGCTGCACCGCCCCGCCAAGCTCGGTCTGGGCACCGCGATCCTGGCGGCGATGCGCGACGCCATTGAGCATGATTACGACTACTATATCAACATGGATGCCGACTTCAGCCACCCGCCCCGATTCCTCCCGGACCTGATCGCCGGTATGGATCGTTACGACGTGATGATCGGATCCCGCTACGTTCCCGGTGGCGGCGTTGAGGGGGAGTTCGGTCTCAAGCGACGGTTCATGTCCACTGGAATCAACATGTACGCTCGGCTTTTCCTCGGGTTGCGCACCCGGGACAACTCTGGGTCCTACCGTTGCTATCGGGTTTCCAAGCTGAAGCGGATGAACTTGGATCGAGTCAAAAGCCGAGGTTACTCGTTCATGGAGGAAATCCTGTTTTGGTGTCGTCACGCCGGTTGCCGATTCGGCGAGACTCCCATCCTGTTTGAGAATCGCCGCTCGGGCGTCTCCAAGATTCATGCGGGCGAGGCCGTCAAGGCGCTTTGGATCATCGCCGAGTTGGGGATTCGGCGCGTGTTGGGGTTGATTCCGCCCCCTGCGTCCCAGGAGGGGCCGGAGGATTCGACGACGAATACGAATGGACCGGTCGCCGGGTGAAAGCGTGGTGCGCGTGAAGGAACCCTGTGGAACGCCCCTCTTCATTCAAGTCAAACGGAAGGCAAAACGCCTGGATAGAAAGCCGAGGTTGCCAAGGCGCGCTGGTCGGCTTGGCTTTTTCAGGTGGACTTGGCTCGTGCCGCCAGGGGACCCACCAGCAGCGCCGGAGGGATGAGGAGCAGAACCACGGGGTTGAGCCAAAGGGTCCAACTCCACCAAATGAGGGTGGCTAGCCAACTGGCGAGACGCAGCGTTCGGGTGTCGCGATCGGCCAGCCACCAGGACTCCCAGGAACGTCGATAACCTTCCAAGCGTGCGGCCAACCCCGCGTTGGGGGAGGTTGGGGAGGAAGGGGCGTGGCTGGCGGCGTGGGCCGCTTCCAAACCGGATCCGCGCCGAGAAGGGGACGGGGTCGTGGTCCCCGCGCTCGCCAGAGCTAGGCCGACCAACACGGCGATTGCACCCACCACCGCCACCGGGGCGGCCAGGCGTTCTTGGAGGTTATCGCGAAGATCCTCTCCAGTGGTGGAAGTCGCCCGCGTTTCCAATCGTTGATCGTCCCGAATCCAGTAGGCTTCGAGATCGAGATGCGTCGGCGCGGCGGTGATCGCGTCGAAGGCCGGCGGCTCGTTGGCTTGCTCCGTGGTGGCGGCATGGTCAATGGCCCAAACTCCTCGTCCGCCTCGTGGGGGTTCGATGGCGTGAAGCCGGGCGACGGGGCGGCGGGGGTCGGGGGAGGATGCGGGCGCAAGATCAGGTTGCGGCGTCTTGGGGGAGGAGTTCGCGGTCGTCGGGGGGGGGGCGGGGAGGGTTGGAGTCTCAGACGCGCCGAAGCTCTCAATCCGCCATTGGTCCAGGCGTTGGGTCAGGCGTTGGGTGAGGATCCGCAGAGGGAGCGGCGTGTCTGGCGTGTTCCAGACGCGAAGCGCGGTGACGAGGTCGCGGCGATGATCCTGAAAGTCGCAGTCCCAGGAGGAGCGATGCTCCCAGGTGGGGCTGGCCGCGGCCGAGGCGATCAGGCGTTCGAGGCGATCCGCTTGAAACTCGGGGAAGGCGCGGAGCGTCACCCGCGCGTGGCGAGTTCCCAGAGTGGGAACCAGGGCAGGCGGTTCGGCGTCGAGCCAGACCATCCAGGGCAAGGGCCGGTCGCCGCGGCTCAGTTGCGGCAGCCGTAGGCCCCAGACCGCAGCGGGAGCCGTAGGAGCGTTGGTGTCGGTCGGGGGAACGAGCAGCTGGGGATCAAGCCGAGAGGCGGGGGCGGTCCAGACGAGTTCCCAAACTTCGCGTCGTCGGCCCGCCGCGGGCAGTCGCCAGCGTTGCGAGGGGCGAGTTTGAATCACGGCCGAATGGCCGTCGCGGGTGACCGCCAGCAAACGCGCGCGCGCCGGTGGCGTGATCCAGATAGGGTCGGCAGCGCGGGGTCCGGTCGCCGGGGCGGGCCAAATTCGAGTCACGCCCACTACGCTGGGCAAACCAAATTCGGTCAGCGGATCAAGCCGGGGATCAGCGACCCGAGCGAGCAAACGCTGAATCGTGTGACCATCGGGCTCGGTTAGGGAATCCAACCCTCGCAGCACGAGGCGGGCCTCAGGCGAAGAAGTTCGCAACTGTCGATCGACTCGACCCGCCGGGGCCACCGCGAACTGGGACACCGTGGTCCGTCGCGTCGTCGTCTCGGTCCAATCCCGCTGATCAACTACGATCACCCCCCCTCCTGTCGCGTCGGCCCAACTCAGGTCGGTTTCCCGTTGGATCGCCTCGCCCGTGATCCAGCCATCCACCCCGTCCGACCCGCTGCCCGAAGCGCTCCAACCAACCGCGTCAATCCGCAAGGTCGGCAGGGGGCGTTCAAATCGGAATCGGGTGGCATCCAAAGAAGCAAGAATCTTAATGTGCGTATTCCATTCCGCCCAAACTGGTTCCGACGGGATCAACCACCAAGCGGGTCGGTTGGCGATGCCCCAGGCGCGGGCTTCTTCCGGCTTCAGGGCCACCAGGTTGAATGCGCCCGCGACGCTGGGCGTGATTCGTGGAGATCCAGCGGCTTCTGAAGGGGCGTCGAGACTCACGACGATTCCGTTCAGCGCACGTCCAGGCGCGCTGACCCGCATCTGGACCAGCACGCCATCGGCGTTCAGACCCGAGACAGCGGCTTGTTCGGTGACGGCGCGGACCTTGGGCGGCGGCGACTTGAGCACCAGTTCCGGCGGGGGCGCGTCGGCCTTGATGGTGAGCCGCAAGGGCGATCGTCCGGTGGGGAGGGGGGAGGTGGTGGGAGCGTTCTGGGCGGTCTCGTTGGAGGCTGTTGCGTCGCCGTGTGAGGCCGGTTCCAGGATCAGGTCTCGGGCGGAGGCAAGTTCGATCGTGCCGGTGGCGCTGAGGGATTCTCGACCGGCGGTACGCGGCCAGGGGGCGACGATCCGAAGAGGTTGAGCGAGGGTGGGAGGGATCGGCAGCCACCCCTCGACCACCACCGAGGCGGACTCGCCCGAGACTGGGTTGGGGCTGGGCGGGATGTCGTCGCTTCGCCCCGCGGAGCGGGGATCGGATGGGGAGCGGGTCACTAGAGTCAGACGATCGGGACGGGAACGCCTCCAGGAAACCAGACGACCACCGGACACGCTGACGATCCGGCTCTCCGGCGGCAGAGCCAGACCCGGTTCAATCAGGGTCGGGCGTCCCAGAAGGTCCGGCTCCAACAGCATTCGGAACCGCAAACGACCGGGCTCTGCCTCCAATCGAACTGTGGCCTCGCCTAGGGTGACCGGTTCTGGAGGAGCCACGCGAACCTCGATTCCGGTCAATTCCGACCAGGAATCGAACCGCGCTGCGCCGGCCAGGGTCATTCCGTCCTGGGGCAGTTCTTGCCAACGGCGATTGAACTCAGCGTCGCTCATCCCGCGCTCGGGATCCTGTCCCGGCGGAGGGGATTGGAAGCGGCGTCGGAAATCGTCCTCCCAGCCGGGAGGGCGTCGCAATGCCACCGCACCGCTGACCGAGCCAAGTCCCTCCAAGTCGAGGGCGGGAAACCGTCGCGTCGGGGACGCGCTGGGTTTGACGTCGGTGTTGGCGTTGGGGTCGGGCGCGGAGGAGGCAGGAGCCAGC encodes:
- the ribH gene encoding 6,7-dimethyl-8-ribityllumazine synthase; the protein is MSSSSSSSSRATGPTRYEGVALAPIEGRFAIVAARYNELVVDALVKGCLETFERFGVSADRLDLVRVPGSFELPVTALRLAEARRHRAIVCLGCVIRGETGHYDHVAGQAASGLMSVSVQTGLPIIFGVLTTDTVEQALNRAGLKAGNKGSEAAMTALEMVNLFERLDQAGKANFGFTTA
- a CDS encoding polyprenol monophosphomannose synthase — its product is MTSHGRKPPSQFPSSSVDFPAIQDGREEPTGQASPASIPNHPPPVRAPRILISLATFNEAGNLRPLVEAIHQFLPEADVLVIDDNSPDGTGRIADELAAASPRVRVLHRPAKLGLGTAILAAMRDAIEHDYDYYINMDADFSHPPRFLPDLIAGMDRYDVMIGSRYVPGGGVEGEFGLKRRFMSTGINMYARLFLGLRTRDNSGSYRCYRVSKLKRMNLDRVKSRGYSFMEEILFWCRHAGCRFGETPILFENRRSGVSKIHAGEAVKALWIIAELGIRRVLGLIPPPASQEGPEDSTTNTNGPVAG